One part of the Schistocerca piceifrons isolate TAMUIC-IGC-003096 chromosome 7, iqSchPice1.1, whole genome shotgun sequence genome encodes these proteins:
- the LOC124805423 gene encoding uncharacterized protein LOC124805423, which produces MFCEESMLLNYDCQLRWCLLLGSFFSQSSAEWERLLSRQRRKVLFVDASSMGILLALATPIDLPGRDVSFSYNFEANYALPSNLTQLLESDFTLVRRQRSLDRRSAYSLLEKRFEREGLTGRACVLRTVCEVAETPLRHNGLVGDLMHIFFTPSTSTEEGLPLEFSEAEEHGRAGADCAAAYPACRHSPLDLVSVVI; this is translated from the exons ATGTTTTGTGAAGAGTCGATGCTTTTAAATTATGACTGCCAGCTAAG GTGGTGCCTGCTTCTGGGCTCCTTCTTCAGTCAGAGCTCGGCCGAGTGGGAGCGACTGCTGTCCAGGCAGCGCAGGAAAGTGCTCTTCGTCGATGCCAGCAGCATGGGG ATACTGCTAGCGCTTGCGACGCCGATCGACCTTCCGGGTCGGGACGTGTCCTTTTCCTACAACTTTGAAGCCAATTACGCTCTGCCGAGCAACCTGACGCAGCTGCTCGAGTCCGATTTCACGCTGGTGCGGAGACAACGCTCTCTAGACCGACGCTCGGCCTACAGCCTGCTGGAGAAGCGCTTCGAGAG GGAAGGTCTAACGGGCCGTGCATGCGTTCTCAGGACGGTCTGTGAAGTTGCAGAGACACCTTTAAGGCACAACGGCCTCGTCGGAGATCTTATGCACATTTTCTTCAC ACCTTCCACGTCGACGGAGGAGGGCCTGCCGCTGGAGTTCTCCGAGGCCGAGGAGCACGGCAGGGCCGGGGCCGACTGCGCAGCCGCCTACCCCGCCTGCAGACACAGCCCGCTCGACCTGGTGTCCGTCGTCATATGA